One window from the genome of Vicia villosa cultivar HV-30 ecotype Madison, WI unplaced genomic scaffold, Vvil1.0 ctg.002304F_1_1, whole genome shotgun sequence encodes:
- the LOC131638397 gene encoding uncharacterized protein LOC131638397, whose translation MFDGLLGRGFAAKCKSLMKLTKNRIDVVRRKRKATEKFLKKDIADLLANGLDVNAYGRAEGLIAELTLTSCYDFVEWSCDFVLKHLSVLQKLSGCPEECREAIASLIVAAARFSDLPELRDLRQIFQERYGNSLECYVNQEFAASLNPKSFTLEQKVRLMQDISSEFSIKWDSKAFELRMSKSSAFAQGHNTYKPDHSVGHNKPLQGKDEVLLAKSPDYSNKGHKFRNDKEAASSKGDENYLHPKSKPEKGFKPTSKYDEVSLLRDSHGNPLLGREELTSPKGGYWKEGSMLKTIGSSSQDKRVQQFEDGSDLHDRRGNAVRVRESQDAATARKSPIHAGFHSKNNLNEPFAVNHGGLPDPDISQRKVQKDETPRVKPHYSNAIPPPYVKPNSKLKTNTQRTELVSPHFENDDISTNPSIHQKPDAASTTERIRSDLDNSEQDLQATRNAQQSKQGYEKELHDHEYAKEFPVLKPKSVRRKHSKSRSTHNDATKEDSEVASKSRSRRRDESRRGLQILFDDEQHKKDEEERVIDRLLMHYSKKPSSIAGPEKARRRSRSRHAHQMDDGPDKTPETVPRAPRSVSLPHEQSQEMEVKKVFTRAASFQPDKSKEARHVHPNLPEYDDLAARLASLRGT comes from the exons ATGTTCGACGGCTTGCTCGGCCGTGGATTCGCCGCGAAATG TAAATCGTTGATGAAATTGACGAAGAATCGGATCGATGTGGTAAGGAGGAAGAGGAAAGCGACGGAGAAGTTTCTCAAGAAAGATATTGCTGATCTGTTGGCGAATGGATTGGATGTTAATGCTTATGGAAGG GCTGAAGGGCTCATTGCTGAGTTGACATTGACATCTTGTTATGATTTTGTTGAGTGGTCCTGTGATTTTGTGTTGAAGCACCTTTCAGTGCTGCAGAAACTGag TGGATGCCCCGAGGAATGCAGGGAAGCTATAGCGTCTCTGATTGTTGCGGCTGCTAGATTTTCTGATCTACCAGAGTTACGCGACCTTCGGCAAATATTTCAAGAGAGATATGGAAACTCCCTAGAATGTTATGTCAATCAGGAG TTTGCTGCAAGTTTGAATCCAAAGTCTTTTACCTTGGAGCAGAAGGTTCGCTTGATGCAAGATATTTCTTCAGAATTTTCAATAAAGTGGGATTCCAAAGCTTTTGAGCTGAGGATGTCAAAATCCTCTGCTTTCGCACAG GGCCACAATACTTACAAGCCTGACCATTCAGTTGGTCATAATAAACCTTTACAAGGTAAGGATGAGGTTTTGTTAGCGAAAAGTCCCGACTATTCTAACAAGGGACACAAATTTCGGAATGACAAGGAAGCTGCCTCTTCAAAAGGAGATGAAAATTATCTTCATCCCAAATCTAAGCCTGAAAAAGGATTCAAGCCTACAAGTAAGTATGATGAAGTCAGTCTGCTGAGGGATAGCCATGGCAATCCGTTACTTGGAAGAGAAGAGCTTACTTCCCCTAAAGGTGGCTACTGGAAAGAAGGTAGTATGCTAAAAACAATAGGTTCTTCTTCTCAGGATAAGAGAGTACAACAATTCGAAGATGGTTCTGATTTACATGATAGAAGGGGGAATGCCGTTCGTGTGAGAGAAAGCCAGGATGCAGCCACTGCTAGGAAATCTCCAATTCATGCAGGATTTCATTCCAAGAACAATTTGAATGAGCCATTTGCTGTTAATCATGGTGGCCTACCTGATCCTGATATCTCTCAGCGAAAGGTTCAAAAGGATGAAACTCCTAGGGTAAAACCACACTACAGTAATGCCATCCCACCACCTTACGTGAAGCCTAATTCTAAACTCAAGACCAACACACAAAGAACTGAGTTAGTATCTCCACATTTTGAGAATGACGACATCTCTACAAATCCTTCAATACATCAAAAACCGGATGCTGCTTCTACGACAGAGAGAATCCGATCTGATTTGGATAATTCTGAACAAGATTTGCAGGCCACTAGAAATGCACAACAGAGTAAACAGGGCTATGAGAAAGAACTCCATGATCATGAATATGCTAAGGAATTTCCTGTTTTAAAACCAAAATCTGTGAGGCGTAAGCACTCAAAATCACGGTCTACTCACAATGATGCTACTAAGGAAGATTCTGAAGTTGCGAGTAAATCAAGGAGCAGGAGACGAGACGAATCAAGACGTGGCTTACAAATTTTATTTGATGATGAGCAACATAAAAAAGATGAAGAGGAAAGGGTAATAGATAGATTACTGATGCACTATAGCAAAAAGCCATCATCCATTGCTGGGCCTGAGAAAGCAAGAAGAAGGTCTAGAAGTCGCCATGCACACCAAATGGATGATGGACCTGATAAGACACCGGAGACGGTCCCTCGAGCACCTCGATCAGTTTCCCTTCCTCATGAACAATCACAAGAGATGGAAGTCAAGAAAGTGTTTACTCGAGCTGCTTCGTTTCAGCCGGATAAATCAAAAGAAGCTCGACATGTGCATCCCAATTTACCTGAGTATGATGATTTAGCTGCTAGGCTTGCATCCTTGAGAGGAACATGA
- the LOC131638391 gene encoding uncharacterized protein LOC131638391 — MDRWKNIQLSKEEEEGITVEVEEGCEEEVFQRTLAGKLWSDNNFNSRAFTSTMISAWRLKNPVEVQELNKNLFLFRFTTKRDLEGVLRNGPWSFDRNLLVLARVSGDEQPSDLNMHFGSFWVRVYELPLILRSEAMAKKLGGILGEFEEMDLKEAHRNGRFLRIKVKIDLKLPLKRGTVVRFKEKNLRVHFKYERLPTFCFVCGRVGHQLKDCESVGDLSEEGFEDLEEQELSYGVWLRASPLPRVQEESQKKGSTSSSCSKSLFNISSGQSRCESKEKDKEVEEGEVEQDKRKTKVSEGRKGEASKEIAVGLVKGKNMLEIEAMAESLGAVDISNVGVKEKITKKGESGRKKKWIRRQVVRKGIGSIGKKSELESGKRNLVDVMILDGTIEECGSGEKKLKKTDDARVTCLPEPEVVLEDQHRLKQ, encoded by the coding sequence ATGGATAGATGGAAGAACATCCAActgtcaaaagaagaagaagaaggtatCACTGTGGAGGTCGAAGAAGGATGTGAAGAAGAGGTCTTTCAGCGAACATTGGCAGGGAAACTTTGGTCTGATAACAACTTCAATTCGAGGGCTTTTACCAGTACAATGATCAGTGCTTGGAGGCTGAAAAATCCGGTGGAAGTCCAAGAGCTGAATAAAAATCTATTTCTGTTCAGATTCACGACGAAGAGAGATTTAGAGGGCGTCCTGAGGAATGGTCCCTGGAGTTTCGACAGAAACCTCTTGGTCCTTGCTCGCGTCTCAGGAGACGAACAACCGTCAGATCTTAATATGCACTTCGGATCTTTTTGGGTCAGAGTTTACGAGCTGCCATTGATACTCAGGTCGGAGGCAATGGCAAAGAAGTTGGGTGGTATTCTGGGAGAGTTTGAGGAGATGGATCTGAAGGAGGCTCACAGAAACGGGAGGTTCTTGCGCATTAAGGTGAAAATTGATCTCAAATTGCCTTTAAAGCGGGGTACGGTGGTGAGATTCAAAGAGAAAAACCTGCGAGTCCATTTTAAATATGAGAGATTACCAACTTTTTGCTTCGTGTGTGGTCGGGTAGGACATCAGTTAAAAGATTGTGAATCGGTTGGAGACCTTAGTGAAGAAGGATTTGAAGATTTGGAAGAACAGGAACTATCCTATGGGGTCTGGTTAAGGGCGTCGCCGTTACCTAGAGTCCAGGAGGAGTCTCAAAAGAAGGGTTCTACTTCGAGTTCTTGCAGTAAAAGTCTGTTCAACATATCGTCGGGGCAAAGTAGATGCGAATCCAAAGAGAAAGACAAGGAGGTAGAAGAGGGTGAAGTGGAACAAGACAAGAGGAAAACAAAAGTATCTGAAGGAAGGAAGGGGGAGGCCTCAAAGGAGATAGCAGTAGGTTTGGTTAAAGGAAAGAACATGTTGGAGATAGAAGCCATGGCGGAGTCGTTAGGGGCTGTAGACATTTCAAATGTGGGGGTGAaggaaaaaatcaccaaaaaaggGGAGTCAGGAAGGAAGAAGAAATGGATTAGGAGGCAAGTTGTTAGGAAGGGGATTGGCTCTATCGGAAAGAAGTCTGAGTTAGAAAGCGGGAAGAGGAATTTGGTGGACGTGATGATCCTTGATGGCACTATTGAGGAGTGTGGTAGCGGGGAGAAGAAGCTGAAGAAAACAGATGATGCAAGAGTAACATGCTTACCTGAaccagaggtggtgttggaaGACCAACACCGCCTGAAACAATGA